One Tursiops truncatus isolate mTurTru1 chromosome 3, mTurTru1.mat.Y, whole genome shotgun sequence DNA segment encodes these proteins:
- the HAVCR2 gene encoding hepatitis A virus cellular receptor 2, protein MFSHSSFDCVLLLLLLLTRSLEGVYVSEVGQDADLPCAYSPPTPEDLVPVCWGKGPCPLFQCHSLVLSTDGRNLSYWTSSRYLLKRNFRKGDVTLTIKNVTLEDSGTYCCRIQFPGLMNDQKSNLELVIKPAKVTPAGTPWRDITAAFPRMLTTEGPGSETQTLETLHDKNQTEISTLANELQDMGATTRIGLYIGAGVSAGLALVLISGALILKWYSDSKEKIQNLSLISLANLPPLGLANTAGERTHPEENIYTIEENVYEMEDPYKYYCSVSSGQQS, encoded by the exons ATGTTTTCACATTCTTCCTTTGACTGTGTCCTGCTCTTGCTGCTACTACTTACAA GGTCTTTGGAAGGAGTATACGTGTCTGAGGTGGGTCAGGATGCTGATCTGCCCTGCGCCTACTCTCCACCCACCCCTGAGGATCTCGTGCCTGTGTGTTGGGGCAAGGGACCCTGCCCTTTGTTTCAATGTCACAGTTTGGTACTCAGCACTGATGGAAGGAACTTGAGCTATTGGACATCCAGCAGATACCTACTAAAGAGGAATTTCCGCAAAGGAGACGTGACCTTGACCATAAAGAATGTGACTTTAGAGGACAGTGGGACCTATTGCTGCCGGATCCAATTCCCAGGCCTAATGAATGATCAAAAATCAAACCTGGAGTTGGTCATCAAACCAG CCAAGGTCACCCCTGCTGGGACTCCATGGAGGGACATCACTGCAGCCTTTCCAAGGATGCTCACCACCGAGGGACCTGGCTCAG AGACACAGACACTGGAGACCCTCCATGATAAAAATCAAACA GAAATATCCACACTGGCTAATGAGTTACAAGACATGGGCGCCACCACCAGAATAGGCCTCTACATCGGAGCAGGGGTTTCTGCTGGGCTGGCTCTCGTTCTTATCTCTGGTGCTTTAATTCTCAAAT GGTATTCTGATAGCAAAGAGAAGATACAAAATTTAAG CCTCATCAGTTTGGCCAACCTCCCTCCCTTGGGGTTAGCAAATACAGCAGGAGAGAGGACACATCCAGAGGAAAACATCTATACCATTGAGGAGAACGTATATGAAATGGAGGATCCATACAAGTATTACTGCTCCGTCAGCAGCGGGCAGCAGTCCTGA